TTACCCATTAAGTTTACCAAAGTTTTTATAGGTATATTATTCTCTCATCCTATCTCTCCCGCTCAATCTTCCCATTTACTTTGAGTTTTATAATCTCCGTATTTTCTAATCCCTCGTTGTCTATTATTTTTTCACCAATCCAAAGAAATTTTATTTATTGTGCGTTCGGATTTTTTGTCTAACATATTTTTATGAAGCTGTATTTCAGGCATTTGGTCCCAAGTTTTTCCTTCCAAAAGTCGTCCTGTTTTTTTCTTGTTTGTGCCACCCCATTGTTTGAAGAAAAATGCAACATCTACTTCTAAACATTGATTTTTAATGTCTGTCACCCATTCTTCTTTCATTGGTCTGGGTTTTCTGCCACTTTCTCCACCTACAATTACCCAATCTATTCCTTTCAAGTTCATATTTGGAATAGCTTCAATTAATGGCTCACAAGAAAGAAATTTAACTCTTGCCCCTGTCTCACAAAGTAGGTCAATTCTTTTTGTAGCTTTACTATTTTCTACCGAAACACCCATCCAAATATTATGTGTCCACTCTAACCAACCTTCACTGTCATAGTATCTCAAAATATCTGCTCTCTTTGTCAAAACCTGAAAAACGTGTTGTGGATTGTCTTTCATAACTTTAAATACCTTTTTAATAAATTCAATGGGAACGTCTTTGTGAAACAGGTCGCTCATAGAGTTCACAAAAACAATTTTTGGTTTTTTCCAAGTATATGGTGTTTGTAATTCGTCTTCGTGAATTGTTATTTCAAAATTGTTTTTGTATTTCTCAACTCCCATTGCCTGTAAACGCTTGGACAGAACCTCTGCATAACAGAACTTACATCCTGCCGAAATCTTGTCGCAGCCTGTGGTTGGATTCCAAGTCATTTCAGTCCATTCTATACTTGATTGTGCCATATTACTGTTGTTTATTATACTTTGTTATAATTTCATTTGCTATTTTCACTGCTGTTTCATTGTTTGAAGCCATAAAAAAATGAAACATAATGGAGTTAACTTTATTTTTTAAAATGTAAGGTTCTGATACAAACTGAAACAAACTTAGTAGTCTTTCTTTATAAAGAATTGCAGATTTTTCAATTGCTTGGTTTTCTTTTAAAACAACTTTTTCTTCCCCAAACAAAGTGTTTTCAACCGTTTCTTTGTAGAAATAATTAAGTATTTCATCTTTTTTCATACCTAAAAAAACTTCAAGTTTTGATACCAAAGCATCAGAAATATTTGAATCATTTTTCAGTAATCTATTAACTCCCATTCCTGTTGGAACTAAAATCCAAACATCAACAGAACGTTCTTGTAAGGTTTGCAATGAATTCCAATGTAACTGCATTCCGCAAGGGTCAATATATGCTAATATTTTATATTTTTTCCCTTCGGGAGTCGTCAAGAATTTGCTCATAGACACAATTTTATCATTACAATCTTCTTTTACAATGTGAACTTTTTTGTCAGGGTAAAGTTTTTTTGTAGCTTCTTCTAAATAATTAGCGTTTCTATCATCTTTTTCAACAAAATAAAATTCATCGAAAGATATGGGTTTTTCTATCTCTAAAATACGTTTTGCAGCTCCTACTATACTTATTTGTTTTTTTTTTGTTATATATCCAGAACCTGCAAAGCCATCAAAATACAAAAGTTGCCATTTATACTCTTTAGCGCGCTTGTTCATAATTTTTAAATATGCTGTCGCGTACTCAACAAGTATTTCTATTTTTGTTTCTGTCCAATCTCCTCCAAATGTATTCATAGTTTTATTTGTTTTTATATTACTAATGCTTCACGTTGTTTCCAAAAAGTAATTGAAAATATGTTTGAAGTAAATGTTTTTCTCAAAACTAAACAATATTTTTTTATAAATTATTTGTAATAAACATAATACCATTATTTCTTTTTTAATATTTTTTGAGAAAGAAACAAAGTAAAAAAACACCATCTTTTCAATATTCTCTCATCCTACCTCTCCCGCTCAATCTTCCCATTTACTTTGAGTTTTATAATCTCCGTATTTTCTAATCCCTCGTTGTCTATTATTTTTATGGCGATATTACAAATGCCCGCTTTAAATTTATAATGCTGGTCTCCCGTCTTATCAAAAATTATTTCGGCATTAAACTTGTCATTTTTATAGTCAAAGTCCCACATATAAAACTCAATCCCTGCAGTGCTTTCTCCTCTTGCCTTAAATTCTATT
The nucleotide sequence above comes from Chitinophagaceae bacterium. Encoded proteins:
- the tcmP gene encoding three-Cys-motif partner protein TcmP, which gives rise to MNTFGGDWTETKIEILVEYATAYLKIMNKRAKEYKWQLLYFDGFAGSGYITKKKQISIVGAAKRILEIEKPISFDEFYFVEKDDRNANYLEEATKKLYPDKKVHIVKEDCNDKIVSMSKFLTTPEGKKYKILAYIDPCGMQLHWNSLQTLQERSVDVWILVPTGMGVNRLLKNDSNISDALVSKLEVFLGMKKDEILNYFYKETVENTLFGEEKVVLKENQAIEKSAILYKERLLSLFQFVSEPYILKNKVNSIMFHFFMASNNETAVKIANEIITKYNKQQ
- a CDS encoding phage Gp37/Gp68 family protein; the encoded protein is MAQSSIEWTEMTWNPTTGCDKISAGCKFCYAEVLSKRLQAMGVEKYKNNFEITIHEDELQTPYTWKKPKIVFVNSMSDLFHKDVPIEFIKKVFKVMKDNPQHVFQVLTKRADILRYYDSEGWLEWTHNIWMGVSVENSKATKRIDLLCETGARVKFLSCEPLIEAIPNMNLKGIDWVIVGGESGRKPRPMKEEWVTDIKNQCLEVDVAFFFKQWGGTNKKKTGRLLEGKTWDQMPEIQLHKNMLDKKSERTINKISLDW